In Phragmites australis chromosome 17, lpPhrAust1.1, whole genome shotgun sequence, the following are encoded in one genomic region:
- the LOC133897116 gene encoding uncharacterized protein LOC133897116 isoform X2 encodes MPDFDSAPPVAMEEEEEEATAERESTAAAASASEVTLKCKKKNKEAKAKGRGMAEQEPTSAVVSASEGTPKRKKKKVKKKKQQEQQECLPGSDSVAVAEEVKGRGMEEQEATSAASSAFGGTRKRKKKKKEEAKVKDRGISEQEATTGAVSGGTPKCKKKEVKVEERGMAEQEATTAAVSASEGSSKWKEEVKAKKKGMVEQDVTTAAVSASSGTPKCKKMKKKKKMQEQLESPRALSVVVAVDKIVVNKSGNGCADGEGASSDADVSMDPVNGEDPSCAQSKAKDADDLVESKDGKIGIKNCSKNRGSFQESSVGRKRPKKKRKRGSSNRGPVFSSQNGDRVAKHGLDSSTDHDLSCICALCLVQAHKEKVRNIYSARGSLIRFQRKKLLILDLNGLLADINQDYHNAHMAHAKVKAKLVFKRPYCDDFLRFCFQNFELGIWSSRKRENVDSVVNILMRDLKQYLLFYWDMSSCTVTGCNTIDNKHKPLVLKELKKLWNKEDPNLPWEQGEFSPSNTLLVDDSPYKALCNPPHTAIFPYPYSYLNQRDDYSLGPGGDLRIYLERLAAADDVQVFVRDNPFGQPSIKESDPNWNFYVQIIDKVEKSLS; translated from the exons ATGCCAGATTTTGATTCCGCGCCGCCAGTggcaatggaggaggaggaggaggaagcgacGGCGGAGCGCGAATCCACTGCCGCCGCTGCTTCAG CATCGGAGGTGACACTAAAatgcaagaagaagaacaaggaggcGAAGGCCAAGGGGAGGGGGATGGCCGAGCAGGAACCCACGTCCGCTGTTGTTTCAG CATCGGAGGGGACACCAAAAcgtaagaagaagaaggtgaaaaagaaaaagcagcAGGAGCAACAGGAATGCCTACCTGGTTCTGATTCtgtggcggtggcggaggaggtgaAGGGAAGGGGGATGGAAGAGCAGGAAGCCACCAGCGCTGCTTCTTCTG CATTTGGGGGGACACGAAaacggaagaagaagaagaaagaggaggcCAAGGTGAAGGATAGGGGGATATCGGAGCAGGAAGCCACCACCGGTGCTGTTTCAG GGGGGACACCAAAATGTAAGAAaaaggaggtgaaggtggaggagcgGGGGATGGCGGAGCAGGAAGCTACCACCGCAGCTGTTTCAG CATCAGAAGGGTCATCAAAATGGaaggaggaggtgaaggcgaAGAAGAAGGGAATGGTTGAGCAGGATGTCACCACAGCTGCTGTTTCAG CATCATCGGGGACACCAAAATGCaagaagatgaaaaagaagaagaagatgcaggAGCAACTGGAATCCCCACGAGCATTGTCGGTTGTTGTTGCAGTGGATAAAATTGTGGTGAATAAATCTGGAAATGGCTGCGCAGATGGTGAAGGGGCATCAAGTGACGCTGATGTTAGTATGGATCCTGTAAATGGAGAGGATCCAAGTTGTGCTCAGTCAAAGGCAAAGGATGCTGATGATTTGGTGGAGAGTAAAGATGGAAAGATTGGGATTAAGAATTGCTCCAAGAACCGCGGCTCATTTCAGGAGAGCTCTGTAGGAAGAAAGAgaccaaagaaaaaaaggaagcgGGGTTCATCCAACAGAGGTCCAGTCTTCTCGTCTCAGAATGGAGACAGGGTTGCTAAGCATGGCCTGGATTCTTCAACAGATCATGACCTTAGCTGCATATGCGCTTTGTGTTTAGTtcaggcacacaaagagaaggTTAGGAACATCTACTCAGCGAGAGGATCCCTGATAAGGTTTCAGAGAAAAAAACTTCTGATCCTGGATCTGAATGGTCTGCTTGCGGATATCAATCAAGATTACCACAATGCTCATATGGCACATGCAAAAGTTAAAGCCAAATTAG TCTTCAAAAGACCATACTGCGATGATTTTTTGAGATTCTGCTTCCAGAATTTCGAGCTGGGAATATGGTCGTCAAGGAAAAG GGAAAATGTTGATTCAGTTGTTAATATCCTTATGAGGGATCTCAAGCAGTACCTACTTTTTTATTGG GACATGTCTAGTTGCACTGTTACTGGATGTAACACAATTGACAATAAGCACAAACCTTTAGTACTGAAGGAACTAAAGAAATTGTGGAATAAAGAGGATCCTAATCTTCCATGGGAGCAGGGAGAGTTTTCACCTTCAAATACATTACTTGTTGATGATTCTCCCTACAAGGCTCTGTGCAATCCA CCACATACAGCCATTTTCCCCTACCCCTACAGTTACCTTAACCAGAGGGATGATTATTCATTGG GACCAGGAGGAGATCTTCGTATTTACCTAGAGAGACTTGCTGCTGCAGACGATGTTCAAGTTTTTGTTCGGGATAACCCATTTGGTCAGCCCTCCATTAAGGAGAGTGATCCAAACTGGAATTTCTATGTGCAAATAATTGATAAAGTGGAGAAGTCTTTATCTTGA
- the LOC133897116 gene encoding uncharacterized protein LOC133897116 isoform X3, with translation MPDFDSAPPVAMEEEEEEATAERESTAAAASASEVTLKCKKKNKEAKAKGRGMAEQEPTSAVVSASEGTPKRKKKKVKKKKQQEQQECLPGSDSVAVAEEVKGRGMEEQEATSAASSAFGGTRKRKKKKKEEAKVKDRGISEQEATTGAVSASGGTPKCKKKEVKVEERGMAEQEATTAAVSEGSSKWKEEVKAKKKGMVEQDVTTAAVSASSGTPKCKKMKKKKKMQEQLESPRALSVVVAVDKIVVNKSGNGCADGEGASSDADVSMDPVNGEDPSCAQSKAKDADDLVESKDGKIGIKNCSKNRGSFQESSVGRKRPKKKRKRGSSNRGPVFSSQNGDRVAKHGLDSSTDHDLSCICALCLVQAHKEKVRNIYSARGSLIRFQRKKLLILDLNGLLADINQDYHNAHMAHAKVKAKLVFKRPYCDDFLRFCFQNFELGIWSSRKRENVDSVVNILMRDLKQYLLFYWDMSSCTVTGCNTIDNKHKPLVLKELKKLWNKEDPNLPWEQGEFSPSNTLLVDDSPYKALCNPPHTAIFPYPYSYLNQRDDYSLGPGGDLRIYLERLAAADDVQVFVRDNPFGQPSIKESDPNWNFYVQIIDKVEKSLS, from the exons ATGCCAGATTTTGATTCCGCGCCGCCAGTggcaatggaggaggaggaggaggaagcgacGGCGGAGCGCGAATCCACTGCCGCCGCTGCTTCAG CATCGGAGGTGACACTAAAatgcaagaagaagaacaaggaggcGAAGGCCAAGGGGAGGGGGATGGCCGAGCAGGAACCCACGTCCGCTGTTGTTTCAG CATCGGAGGGGACACCAAAAcgtaagaagaagaaggtgaaaaagaaaaagcagcAGGAGCAACAGGAATGCCTACCTGGTTCTGATTCtgtggcggtggcggaggaggtgaAGGGAAGGGGGATGGAAGAGCAGGAAGCCACCAGCGCTGCTTCTTCTG CATTTGGGGGGACACGAAaacggaagaagaagaagaaagaggaggcCAAGGTGAAGGATAGGGGGATATCGGAGCAGGAAGCCACCACCGGTGCTGTTTCAG CATCAGGGGGGACACCAAAATGTAAGAAaaaggaggtgaaggtggaggagcgGGGGATGGCGGAGCAGGAAGCTACCACCGCAGCTGTTTCAG AAGGGTCATCAAAATGGaaggaggaggtgaaggcgaAGAAGAAGGGAATGGTTGAGCAGGATGTCACCACAGCTGCTGTTTCAG CATCATCGGGGACACCAAAATGCaagaagatgaaaaagaagaagaagatgcaggAGCAACTGGAATCCCCACGAGCATTGTCGGTTGTTGTTGCAGTGGATAAAATTGTGGTGAATAAATCTGGAAATGGCTGCGCAGATGGTGAAGGGGCATCAAGTGACGCTGATGTTAGTATGGATCCTGTAAATGGAGAGGATCCAAGTTGTGCTCAGTCAAAGGCAAAGGATGCTGATGATTTGGTGGAGAGTAAAGATGGAAAGATTGGGATTAAGAATTGCTCCAAGAACCGCGGCTCATTTCAGGAGAGCTCTGTAGGAAGAAAGAgaccaaagaaaaaaaggaagcgGGGTTCATCCAACAGAGGTCCAGTCTTCTCGTCTCAGAATGGAGACAGGGTTGCTAAGCATGGCCTGGATTCTTCAACAGATCATGACCTTAGCTGCATATGCGCTTTGTGTTTAGTtcaggcacacaaagagaaggTTAGGAACATCTACTCAGCGAGAGGATCCCTGATAAGGTTTCAGAGAAAAAAACTTCTGATCCTGGATCTGAATGGTCTGCTTGCGGATATCAATCAAGATTACCACAATGCTCATATGGCACATGCAAAAGTTAAAGCCAAATTAG TCTTCAAAAGACCATACTGCGATGATTTTTTGAGATTCTGCTTCCAGAATTTCGAGCTGGGAATATGGTCGTCAAGGAAAAG GGAAAATGTTGATTCAGTTGTTAATATCCTTATGAGGGATCTCAAGCAGTACCTACTTTTTTATTGG GACATGTCTAGTTGCACTGTTACTGGATGTAACACAATTGACAATAAGCACAAACCTTTAGTACTGAAGGAACTAAAGAAATTGTGGAATAAAGAGGATCCTAATCTTCCATGGGAGCAGGGAGAGTTTTCACCTTCAAATACATTACTTGTTGATGATTCTCCCTACAAGGCTCTGTGCAATCCA CCACATACAGCCATTTTCCCCTACCCCTACAGTTACCTTAACCAGAGGGATGATTATTCATTGG GACCAGGAGGAGATCTTCGTATTTACCTAGAGAGACTTGCTGCTGCAGACGATGTTCAAGTTTTTGTTCGGGATAACCCATTTGGTCAGCCCTCCATTAAGGAGAGTGATCCAAACTGGAATTTCTATGTGCAAATAATTGATAAAGTGGAGAAGTCTTTATCTTGA
- the LOC133897116 gene encoding uncharacterized protein LOC133897116 isoform X4, producing the protein MPDFDSAPPVAMEEEEEEATAERESTAAAASASEVTLKCKKKNKEAKAKGRGMAEQEPTSAVVSASEGTPKRKKKKVKKKKQQEQQECLPGSDSVAVAEEVKGRGMEEQEATSAASSAFGGTRKRKKKKKEEAKVKDRGISEQEATTGAVSGGTPKCKKKEVKVEERGMAEQEATTAAVSEGSSKWKEEVKAKKKGMVEQDVTTAAVSASSGTPKCKKMKKKKKMQEQLESPRALSVVVAVDKIVVNKSGNGCADGEGASSDADVSMDPVNGEDPSCAQSKAKDADDLVESKDGKIGIKNCSKNRGSFQESSVGRKRPKKKRKRGSSNRGPVFSSQNGDRVAKHGLDSSTDHDLSCICALCLVQAHKEKVRNIYSARGSLIRFQRKKLLILDLNGLLADINQDYHNAHMAHAKVKAKLVFKRPYCDDFLRFCFQNFELGIWSSRKRENVDSVVNILMRDLKQYLLFYWDMSSCTVTGCNTIDNKHKPLVLKELKKLWNKEDPNLPWEQGEFSPSNTLLVDDSPYKALCNPPHTAIFPYPYSYLNQRDDYSLGPGGDLRIYLERLAAADDVQVFVRDNPFGQPSIKESDPNWNFYVQIIDKVEKSLS; encoded by the exons ATGCCAGATTTTGATTCCGCGCCGCCAGTggcaatggaggaggaggaggaggaagcgacGGCGGAGCGCGAATCCACTGCCGCCGCTGCTTCAG CATCGGAGGTGACACTAAAatgcaagaagaagaacaaggaggcGAAGGCCAAGGGGAGGGGGATGGCCGAGCAGGAACCCACGTCCGCTGTTGTTTCAG CATCGGAGGGGACACCAAAAcgtaagaagaagaaggtgaaaaagaaaaagcagcAGGAGCAACAGGAATGCCTACCTGGTTCTGATTCtgtggcggtggcggaggaggtgaAGGGAAGGGGGATGGAAGAGCAGGAAGCCACCAGCGCTGCTTCTTCTG CATTTGGGGGGACACGAAaacggaagaagaagaagaaagaggaggcCAAGGTGAAGGATAGGGGGATATCGGAGCAGGAAGCCACCACCGGTGCTGTTTCAG GGGGGACACCAAAATGTAAGAAaaaggaggtgaaggtggaggagcgGGGGATGGCGGAGCAGGAAGCTACCACCGCAGCTGTTTCAG AAGGGTCATCAAAATGGaaggaggaggtgaaggcgaAGAAGAAGGGAATGGTTGAGCAGGATGTCACCACAGCTGCTGTTTCAG CATCATCGGGGACACCAAAATGCaagaagatgaaaaagaagaagaagatgcaggAGCAACTGGAATCCCCACGAGCATTGTCGGTTGTTGTTGCAGTGGATAAAATTGTGGTGAATAAATCTGGAAATGGCTGCGCAGATGGTGAAGGGGCATCAAGTGACGCTGATGTTAGTATGGATCCTGTAAATGGAGAGGATCCAAGTTGTGCTCAGTCAAAGGCAAAGGATGCTGATGATTTGGTGGAGAGTAAAGATGGAAAGATTGGGATTAAGAATTGCTCCAAGAACCGCGGCTCATTTCAGGAGAGCTCTGTAGGAAGAAAGAgaccaaagaaaaaaaggaagcgGGGTTCATCCAACAGAGGTCCAGTCTTCTCGTCTCAGAATGGAGACAGGGTTGCTAAGCATGGCCTGGATTCTTCAACAGATCATGACCTTAGCTGCATATGCGCTTTGTGTTTAGTtcaggcacacaaagagaaggTTAGGAACATCTACTCAGCGAGAGGATCCCTGATAAGGTTTCAGAGAAAAAAACTTCTGATCCTGGATCTGAATGGTCTGCTTGCGGATATCAATCAAGATTACCACAATGCTCATATGGCACATGCAAAAGTTAAAGCCAAATTAG TCTTCAAAAGACCATACTGCGATGATTTTTTGAGATTCTGCTTCCAGAATTTCGAGCTGGGAATATGGTCGTCAAGGAAAAG GGAAAATGTTGATTCAGTTGTTAATATCCTTATGAGGGATCTCAAGCAGTACCTACTTTTTTATTGG GACATGTCTAGTTGCACTGTTACTGGATGTAACACAATTGACAATAAGCACAAACCTTTAGTACTGAAGGAACTAAAGAAATTGTGGAATAAAGAGGATCCTAATCTTCCATGGGAGCAGGGAGAGTTTTCACCTTCAAATACATTACTTGTTGATGATTCTCCCTACAAGGCTCTGTGCAATCCA CCACATACAGCCATTTTCCCCTACCCCTACAGTTACCTTAACCAGAGGGATGATTATTCATTGG GACCAGGAGGAGATCTTCGTATTTACCTAGAGAGACTTGCTGCTGCAGACGATGTTCAAGTTTTTGTTCGGGATAACCCATTTGGTCAGCCCTCCATTAAGGAGAGTGATCCAAACTGGAATTTCTATGTGCAAATAATTGATAAAGTGGAGAAGTCTTTATCTTGA
- the LOC133897116 gene encoding uncharacterized protein LOC133897116 isoform X1, translated as MPDFDSAPPVAMEEEEEEATAERESTAAAASASEVTLKCKKKNKEAKAKGRGMAEQEPTSAVVSASEGTPKRKKKKVKKKKQQEQQECLPGSDSVAVAEEVKGRGMEEQEATSAASSAFGGTRKRKKKKKEEAKVKDRGISEQEATTGAVSASGGTPKCKKKEVKVEERGMAEQEATTAAVSASEGSSKWKEEVKAKKKGMVEQDVTTAAVSASSGTPKCKKMKKKKKMQEQLESPRALSVVVAVDKIVVNKSGNGCADGEGASSDADVSMDPVNGEDPSCAQSKAKDADDLVESKDGKIGIKNCSKNRGSFQESSVGRKRPKKKRKRGSSNRGPVFSSQNGDRVAKHGLDSSTDHDLSCICALCLVQAHKEKVRNIYSARGSLIRFQRKKLLILDLNGLLADINQDYHNAHMAHAKVKAKLVFKRPYCDDFLRFCFQNFELGIWSSRKRENVDSVVNILMRDLKQYLLFYWDMSSCTVTGCNTIDNKHKPLVLKELKKLWNKEDPNLPWEQGEFSPSNTLLVDDSPYKALCNPPHTAIFPYPYSYLNQRDDYSLGPGGDLRIYLERLAAADDVQVFVRDNPFGQPSIKESDPNWNFYVQIIDKVEKSLS; from the exons ATGCCAGATTTTGATTCCGCGCCGCCAGTggcaatggaggaggaggaggaggaagcgacGGCGGAGCGCGAATCCACTGCCGCCGCTGCTTCAG CATCGGAGGTGACACTAAAatgcaagaagaagaacaaggaggcGAAGGCCAAGGGGAGGGGGATGGCCGAGCAGGAACCCACGTCCGCTGTTGTTTCAG CATCGGAGGGGACACCAAAAcgtaagaagaagaaggtgaaaaagaaaaagcagcAGGAGCAACAGGAATGCCTACCTGGTTCTGATTCtgtggcggtggcggaggaggtgaAGGGAAGGGGGATGGAAGAGCAGGAAGCCACCAGCGCTGCTTCTTCTG CATTTGGGGGGACACGAAaacggaagaagaagaagaaagaggaggcCAAGGTGAAGGATAGGGGGATATCGGAGCAGGAAGCCACCACCGGTGCTGTTTCAG CATCAGGGGGGACACCAAAATGTAAGAAaaaggaggtgaaggtggaggagcgGGGGATGGCGGAGCAGGAAGCTACCACCGCAGCTGTTTCAG CATCAGAAGGGTCATCAAAATGGaaggaggaggtgaaggcgaAGAAGAAGGGAATGGTTGAGCAGGATGTCACCACAGCTGCTGTTTCAG CATCATCGGGGACACCAAAATGCaagaagatgaaaaagaagaagaagatgcaggAGCAACTGGAATCCCCACGAGCATTGTCGGTTGTTGTTGCAGTGGATAAAATTGTGGTGAATAAATCTGGAAATGGCTGCGCAGATGGTGAAGGGGCATCAAGTGACGCTGATGTTAGTATGGATCCTGTAAATGGAGAGGATCCAAGTTGTGCTCAGTCAAAGGCAAAGGATGCTGATGATTTGGTGGAGAGTAAAGATGGAAAGATTGGGATTAAGAATTGCTCCAAGAACCGCGGCTCATTTCAGGAGAGCTCTGTAGGAAGAAAGAgaccaaagaaaaaaaggaagcgGGGTTCATCCAACAGAGGTCCAGTCTTCTCGTCTCAGAATGGAGACAGGGTTGCTAAGCATGGCCTGGATTCTTCAACAGATCATGACCTTAGCTGCATATGCGCTTTGTGTTTAGTtcaggcacacaaagagaaggTTAGGAACATCTACTCAGCGAGAGGATCCCTGATAAGGTTTCAGAGAAAAAAACTTCTGATCCTGGATCTGAATGGTCTGCTTGCGGATATCAATCAAGATTACCACAATGCTCATATGGCACATGCAAAAGTTAAAGCCAAATTAG TCTTCAAAAGACCATACTGCGATGATTTTTTGAGATTCTGCTTCCAGAATTTCGAGCTGGGAATATGGTCGTCAAGGAAAAG GGAAAATGTTGATTCAGTTGTTAATATCCTTATGAGGGATCTCAAGCAGTACCTACTTTTTTATTGG GACATGTCTAGTTGCACTGTTACTGGATGTAACACAATTGACAATAAGCACAAACCTTTAGTACTGAAGGAACTAAAGAAATTGTGGAATAAAGAGGATCCTAATCTTCCATGGGAGCAGGGAGAGTTTTCACCTTCAAATACATTACTTGTTGATGATTCTCCCTACAAGGCTCTGTGCAATCCA CCACATACAGCCATTTTCCCCTACCCCTACAGTTACCTTAACCAGAGGGATGATTATTCATTGG GACCAGGAGGAGATCTTCGTATTTACCTAGAGAGACTTGCTGCTGCAGACGATGTTCAAGTTTTTGTTCGGGATAACCCATTTGGTCAGCCCTCCATTAAGGAGAGTGATCCAAACTGGAATTTCTATGTGCAAATAATTGATAAAGTGGAGAAGTCTTTATCTTGA